GATAGGCCGTATGCAGCGCCAGCACCAGCATGCTGAACACGTCTTCCCAGAAGAAGGCTTCAGCGAACAGATACTTGCCGAAGACCACCTTCTCCCAGATGGACCCCGTGATCATGATGGTGTAGAGCACCAGGGTCTTGACGATGACCGAAATGGTCGCGGCCAGATAGCCCTCGCCGGTCGCCAGATAACGCAACACGAGATAGAGGCTGATCAGGAACACCACGAACTGCACGGGCGCAAGGATCCCCTGAACCAGGGTCCATGACGATTCGTCCCGCCGCCGGCGCTCTTCCGGGGTGTAGAGTGGCCGACGCGGGGGCTGTGAGGCTGAATGCTGGGTCATCTGCTGTGCTTGGGCCGAAATGCGATTGAAAGATCCCCTAGATCTTCACTGAATCGTTAGCGGAAATCTAGTCCGCTTTCCCCGAGGCGTCAACCAAACTTTACGTAAACCTGACTTGACAACCCGGAACAAGCCACCAAAATAGGGGTCAAGCCCCGGATTGGGAGCCGCTCGACTCTGGCGTTTGCCCGATCCCCTACTCCTTAATAGGGAATAAAGATCTGCTTCCGTTCCAGTCCAGTGAGCCGGCCCGAACCGAGGATGAGAGCCTTGACGCGCCTGGGTATCGAGCCGAGCCGAATGAACACGAAAACTGGAGGTGACTGTCCATCGCGGCGGAAGATGCGTCCGATGGCCGCCGGGGAATCCATCGCGCCACTGGCCGTGGAGACTCCGCGCGCCTGTAGAGTCCTGGGTATGCCCATGTGGCTGTGGAGGGTCTGGTGGCCGTGAGTCCGTTCAGAGCTCCGACTGAAAGTCTCGGCACCCTCGATGCCGCAACGGCGGCAGCCTTGATCGAGGGACTGGCTGACGTCGCCGTTGTGCTCGACACGGCCGGGATAGTCCAGGACGTTTCCTTCGGCAGCGAGGATCTGCGCACCGATGTCGATGCCGACTGGATCGGTCAGCCGTGGCTGGCGACCGTTTCGCTCGACACCCGCCCCAATCTCGAAGCCCTGCTCGACGAGGTGCAGCGTGTCACGGTCACGCGTTGGCGCCAGGTCACCCATCTCGGCGCGCGCGGCACGGAGATTCCGGTCCAGTATCGCGCCCTGCGGCTCAAGGGCGACGACGGCCCGATCATCGCGGTCGGCCGCAACCTTCAGGGCATGGCGGCGCTCCAGCAGCAGCTCATCGACGCCCAGCAGGCCCTGGAGCGCGACTACTGGCGTTTCCGTCAGGTCGAGACCCGCTACCGGCTGCTGTTCCGCATGGTCTCGGAGGCCATCCTCATCATCGACGCGCCGACCCAGCGCGTGGTCGAGGCCAATCCGGCCGCCGGCCAGCTCTTGGGCGAAGCACCGGCGCGCATCATCGGTCGCCCCTTCCCCGAGGGCTTCGACACCGAAGGCACCCAGGCCATCAACGGCCTGCTGGCGGGCGTGCGCGCGGCCGGGCGTGCCGACGACGTGCGCGCGCGCTTGATCGACGGCACGGAAGAGTTCCTGGTCGCCGCCTCGCTGCTGCGTCAGGAAAACGCCTCCTTCCTGCTGGTGCGGCTGTCGCCAGTCCTGGCCGAATCGGCCTCCAGCGCGCCGCCTGACGCCAAGGCGCGCTATCTGCGCGTGCTGGAGGACGCCCCGGATGGCGTGGTCATCACGGATGCCGACGGGCGCATCCTGAGCGCCAACGCCACCTTCCTGAGCCTGGCCGAGCTCCCCACCGAGCAGCAGGCACGCGGTGAGTCGCTCGACCGCTGGCTCGGACGCCCCGGAGTCGATCTCAGCGTGCTCATGGCCAATCTGCGTCAGTACACCACGGTGCGGCTGTTCGCGACCCTGCTGCGCGGCGAATATGGCACCACCACGGATGTGGAGATCTCGGCGGCAGCCGTGCGCAATGGCGAACGGCCCTATTTCGGCTTTTTCATCCGCGACGTCGGGCGCCGGCTGCACAGCGAGCCGCCGGCCAGCCCCGAGCAGACACGCTGGCTGGATCAGCTCACCGAGCGCGTCGGGCGCGTGCCGCTCAAGGAACTGGTGCGCGAGTCGACCGACACCATCGAACGGCTGTGCATCGAGGCGGCGCTCAAGCTCACCGGTGACAACCGCGCCTCGGCCGCCGAACTCCTAGGCTTGAGTCGGCAAAGTCTGTACGTCAAAATCGACCGCTATGGCATCGTCGCGGATCATGCCGCACAGGCGCCTGCCGAAGAACCATAAAACCGTTTTGCCACGCCCGATACGCCTCACCATCGCGCCTGAATCCAACGACCTGTTTGCAGGTTCGGGGGTTCGCGCCTCGCGATGTCCAGGCGCCTCGGAGTCGGGCGATGCATGGATCAAACCGCACCCAAGACAGGTTTCCCCCGCATGAATCAGACCACGGTCATCGCGACCCGGACCTATCCCGAGCCCAAGGCCATTCTCGAAGTCCTGCATCCCATCACCTGGTTCCCGCCGATGTGGGCCTTCACCTGTGGTGTGGTCTCTTCAGGCGCACCGATCCTGGAGCAATGGTGGCTGCTGATCGCCGGGATCATCCTGGCCGGGCCGCTGATGTGCGCCACCAGTCAGGTCGTCAACGACTGGTACGACCGTGATGTCGACGCCATCAACGAGCCGGATCGCCCCATCCCCTCCGGGCGCATCCCCGGTCGCTGGGGTTTCTATCTGTCGCTGATCTGGACGGTGGTCTCGCTGGCGCTCGCCTATGCGCTCGGTCCCTGGGTGTTCGGCATGGCCCTGATCGGCATGGCCATCTCCTGGGGTTACAGCGCCCCGCCCTTCCGCTTCAAGGGCAACGGCTGGTGGGGCAATCTGGCCGCCGGCATCTCCTACGAAGGTCTGGCCTGGGTCACGGGCGCGGCGGTCATGATCGGCGGCGCCCTGCCCGGCTGGGAGATCCTGGTGCTGGCGCTGCTCTACAGCCTCGGCGCGCACGGCATCATGACGCTTAACGACTTCAAGGCCATCGAGGGCGACATCCAGATGGGCGTGCGCTCACTGCCGGTCCAGCTCGGCGTCGAGAAGGCGGCCTGGTGGGCCTGTGGCGTCATGGGTCTGCCGCAGGCCGTCGTGGTCGCGCTGCTGTTCTCCTGGGACAAGCCGGCCCATGCCATCGCCGTCGGCGTGGTGCTGCTGATCCAGGTCGCCCTGATGGTCCGTTTCCTGGCCCGTCCGGTCGAACGCGCCGTCTGGTTCAGCGGACTGGGCGTCACCGTGTATGTCACCGGCATGATGATCAGCGCCTTCGCCGTGCGCGGGCTGATGACGGCGGCCGGCTGAACCTCGCGGATGCGGGGCGGCGCTGGATGTTCAGCGAAGCGCGCGCCCTCCATCCTCCCTGTCAATCCTGAACGAACGCTCCAGCAACGAGATTCCCCATGTCCAACCTCGAAACCTTCGACGTCGTCGTGATCGGCGGCGGACCGGCCGGCGCGACCGCCGCCAATGATCTGGCCAAGGCGGGCCGCTCGGTGTGCCTGCTCGACCGTGCCGGGCGCATCAAGCCCTGCGGCGGCGCC
The sequence above is drawn from the Allochromatium vinosum DSM 180 genome and encodes:
- the ppsR gene encoding transcriptional regulator PpsR produces the protein MSPFRAPTESLGTLDAATAAALIEGLADVAVVLDTAGIVQDVSFGSEDLRTDVDADWIGQPWLATVSLDTRPNLEALLDEVQRVTVTRWRQVTHLGARGTEIPVQYRALRLKGDDGPIIAVGRNLQGMAALQQQLIDAQQALERDYWRFRQVETRYRLLFRMVSEAILIIDAPTQRVVEANPAAGQLLGEAPARIIGRPFPEGFDTEGTQAINGLLAGVRAAGRADDVRARLIDGTEEFLVAASLLRQENASFLLVRLSPVLAESASSAPPDAKARYLRVLEDAPDGVVITDADGRILSANATFLSLAELPTEQQARGESLDRWLGRPGVDLSVLMANLRQYTTVRLFATLLRGEYGTTTDVEISAAAVRNGERPYFGFFIRDVGRRLHSEPPASPEQTRWLDQLTERVGRVPLKELVRESTDTIERLCIEAALKLTGDNRASAAELLGLSRQSLYVKIDRYGIVADHAAQAPAEEP
- the bchF gene encoding 2-vinyl bacteriochlorophyllide hydratase yields the protein MTQHSASQPPRRPLYTPEERRRRDESSWTLVQGILAPVQFVVFLISLYLVLRYLATGEGYLAATISVIVKTLVLYTIMITGSIWEKVVFGKYLFAEAFFWEDVFSMLVLALHTAYLIAIFTLDSQTQMFIALAAYATYIINAGQFLIKLRMARLEGQRKDSAQDGALAGAAE
- the chlG gene encoding chlorophyll synthase ChlG, which gives rise to MNQTTVIATRTYPEPKAILEVLHPITWFPPMWAFTCGVVSSGAPILEQWWLLIAGIILAGPLMCATSQVVNDWYDRDVDAINEPDRPIPSGRIPGRWGFYLSLIWTVVSLALAYALGPWVFGMALIGMAISWGYSAPPFRFKGNGWWGNLAAGISYEGLAWVTGAAVMIGGALPGWEILVLALLYSLGAHGIMTLNDFKAIEGDIQMGVRSLPVQLGVEKAAWWACGVMGLPQAVVVALLFSWDKPAHAIAVGVVLLIQVALMVRFLARPVERAVWFSGLGVTVYVTGMMISAFAVRGLMTAAG